A section of the Bryobacteraceae bacterium genome encodes:
- a CDS encoding heat-shock protein, which translates to MVYAGIDLGTTNCAVAWTSPDTDSPVELLPIPQLVAPGEVFAETLLPSALYLAADGEFPPGALDLPWRQGDGRIVGQFAARRGAETLGRLVTSAKSWLSATGSERTAPILPPNAPPEAPRVSPVDASRAYLEHILGAWNHAFPDTPLAPRHVVLTVPASFDEVARQLTEKAAAAAGLPELVLLEEPQAALYAWLESHPDWRETLRPGDLILVIDVGGGTTDFTLIRAAERDGALELERIAVGDHLLLGGDNMDLALAHAVARRLPKLDALQFQSLWQQCRLAKEALLENPARTEAPVTLLGRGSSLIGGTIRGRLERGEVEAILIDGFFPRTSSEEMPVRRRRAALAELGLPYEQDPAVTKHLAQFLRRGGELACPTHVLFNGGVFRARALRERMTEVLNGWLREAGRPPVRVLEGGDLMHAVARGAAWYARLRNEGGLRIRGGIPHSYYIGIEAAMPAVPGLQPPLKALTVVPFGMEEGSQAEVPGREFVLFTGEPAQFRFFVSASRKQDAIGDLLEEIPEELEELAPVEVCLEGEPGGMARVMLEVQVTETGVLELWARGLPGTPWEGRRWKLEFQLRRHASQ; encoded by the coding sequence TTGGTCTACGCCGGCATCGACCTGGGAACCACCAACTGCGCCGTGGCCTGGACGAGTCCGGACACGGACTCGCCCGTGGAGCTGCTGCCGATCCCGCAGCTCGTCGCTCCGGGCGAAGTGTTCGCCGAGACGCTGCTGCCTTCCGCGCTCTATCTGGCCGCTGACGGCGAGTTCCCTCCGGGCGCCCTCGATCTGCCCTGGCGCCAGGGCGACGGCCGCATCGTCGGCCAATTCGCCGCGCGGCGCGGCGCCGAAACGCTGGGACGGCTGGTCACCTCCGCCAAGAGCTGGCTCTCGGCCACAGGCTCGGAACGCACCGCGCCCATCCTGCCGCCGAACGCCCCGCCGGAGGCGCCGCGCGTCTCCCCGGTGGATGCCAGCCGCGCTTACCTCGAACACATTCTCGGCGCCTGGAACCACGCCTTTCCCGACACGCCCCTCGCGCCCCGCCACGTGGTGCTCACCGTGCCCGCGTCCTTTGATGAAGTGGCCCGGCAGCTCACTGAGAAAGCGGCCGCAGCGGCCGGCCTGCCGGAGCTGGTCCTGCTCGAAGAGCCGCAGGCCGCGCTGTATGCGTGGCTCGAATCCCACCCGGACTGGCGCGAAACGCTCCGGCCCGGAGATCTGATCCTCGTGATCGATGTCGGCGGCGGCACCACCGATTTCACCCTGATCCGCGCTGCCGAACGCGACGGCGCGCTCGAGCTGGAACGCATCGCAGTGGGCGATCATCTCCTGCTCGGCGGCGACAACATGGACCTCGCGCTGGCGCACGCGGTGGCGCGGCGGCTGCCGAAGCTGGACGCGCTCCAGTTCCAGTCGCTGTGGCAGCAGTGCCGGCTGGCCAAGGAAGCGCTGCTCGAGAACCCTGCCAGAACCGAAGCGCCGGTGACGCTGCTCGGCCGCGGTTCCTCGCTGATCGGCGGCACGATCCGCGGAAGGCTGGAGCGCGGCGAGGTGGAAGCGATCCTCATCGACGGCTTCTTCCCGCGCACGTCCAGCGAAGAGATGCCTGTCCGAAGGCGCCGCGCAGCGCTGGCCGAGCTGGGGCTCCCCTATGAGCAGGACCCGGCGGTGACGAAGCACCTCGCGCAGTTTCTGCGGCGCGGCGGCGAGCTCGCCTGCCCCACCCATGTGCTCTTCAACGGCGGCGTCTTCCGCGCCCGCGCGCTGCGCGAGCGGATGACGGAAGTGCTGAACGGCTGGCTCCGCGAAGCCGGTCGGCCGCCCGTGCGCGTGCTGGAAGGCGGCGACCTGATGCACGCCGTGGCCCGCGGTGCGGCCTGGTATGCGCGCCTGCGCAACGAGGGCGGCCTCCGGATCCGCGGCGGCATCCCGCACTCCTACTACATCGGCATCGAGGCGGCCATGCCCGCGGTGCCTGGACTTCAGCCCCCGCTCAAGGCACTCACCGTCGTCCCCTTCGGCATGGAGGAAGGATCGCAGGCGGAAGTGCCCGGCCGCGAATTCGTCCTCTTCACCGGCGAGCCGGCGCAGTTCCGCTTCTTCGTCTCCGCATCGCGGAAGCAGGACGCCATTGGCGATCTGCTCGAAGAGATCCCCGAAGAGCTGGAAGAGCTCGCGCCCGTGGAAGTGTGCCTGGAGGGCGAACCCGGCGGGATGGCTCGCGTGATGCTGGAAGTGCAGGTGACCGAGACGGGCGTGCTCGAGCTGTGGGCCCGCGGCCTGCCCGGCACCCCGTGGGAAGGGAGGCGGTGGAAGCTCGAATTCCAGTTGCGGAGGCACGCGTCGCAATGA
- a CDS encoding iron transporter FeoA, with translation MQLSFKAASRKRRAATLADLPSGSDAVIDRLDLPEDLAGRLMELGFIPGHPVTVAGNAPGGDPRIFRVEGAEIALRRETARHILIRKN, from the coding sequence ATGCAACTGAGTTTCAAAGCGGCCAGCAGGAAACGGCGGGCGGCCACGCTCGCTGATCTGCCGTCAGGGAGCGATGCGGTCATCGACCGGCTGGATCTTCCCGAAGATCTCGCCGGGCGGCTGATGGAACTCGGTTTCATTCCCGGGCACCCGGTCACCGTGGCCGGCAACGCTCCGGGCGGGGATCCGCGGATCTTCCGCGTGGAAGGCGCCGAGATCGCCCTGCGGCGGGAGACGGCCCGCCATATTCTGATCCGGAAGAACTAG